Genomic DNA from Streptomyces sp. PCS3-D2:
TCGGCGCCGTCGGTGCGGACCTGGTTCGGGTAGGACTGGACCGAGGTCGGGACGGTCACCTTGGTGGTGGCCGACAGGGCGCTGGTGTTCCCGGCGCCGTCGGTCGCGGTCACCCGGTAGGTGTACGACTGGCCGGCCTTGACCGTGGTGTCGTTCCAGGAGGCCTGCGGGCGCTCCCACTCCAGCGAGCTGGCGGTGACGGTGGCGGCCGGGGTGGACGAGCCGTTGCGGTAGATGCGGTAGGTCAGCTTGCTGTCGTCCGCGTCGTAGCTGGTGCGCCAGCGGACCTGGACCTCACCGGGCTTGACGCTGGAGGCGCTGGCCACCGGGGTGGTCGGGGCGCCGACGTCGCCGGTGGAGGCGAAGCGGGTCAGACCCTGCTGGGCCTTGCCGTTGATGAGGGTGAACTCACCGCCGACCCACATGTACTTCACGTCGTTCTTCTCGGCCACCGCCATGACGCGCGGACCGATGCCCTCGCCGAGGCCGTCGTTGGCCGTGGGGTGCCAGCCGAGCTTGCCCGGGCCCCGCACGAAGCCGTCCACGGGCGCGGGGGCGGCACCTTCGTGGTTGGTCGGCTGGGCCAGCAGGAAGTGGCGCTTGCCGTCGGGGTACTCCAGCTCGGTGGAGCAGTCGTGCGCGTGCGAGGAGCTGTACAGGACGCCCTGGTACGGCAGGACGAACTGGGTGGCGCCCAGGCAGCGGTCCCGCCACTTCTCGGTGAAGTCGCTCAGGCGCAGGCCGATGCGGCCGTCGAAGACGCCGCCGCCGGAGCCCTCGTTGCCCGTGTAGAAGCCGGTGTCGTCGGTGGCGATGTCCTTGACGACGGAGTTCGACGGGATGTTGCTGTAGGTCTTCTTCACGGCGCCGGACATGGCGTCGACAACGGCCAGCGCGTGGCTGTTGGAGTTGTTGATCGTGAAGAAGTCGCCGCCGAGCAGCACGTTCTTGCCGTCGGGGGTGACCTCGATCGCCCGGCCCGGCTCGTCGGCGTCGGCCTTGAAGGGCTTGAGCGCTCCGGAGGAGGCGTCCACGGCGGCGAACCGCTGGCGGTCCTGGCCCTCGACGGTGTTGAAGTCGCCGGCCACGTACAGGGTGTCGTCGGTGACCGCGAGACCGCGCACGGTGGCGGGGAAGCCCGGGTGGAAGGCCGCCTTGGGGGTGCAGCTCGCGATGTCGATCGCCGCGACGCTGGAGACCGGGGTGCCGTTGACGGCGCCGAAGTAGCCGCCCGCGTAGAGGGTCTTCTTGTCCTTCGAGACGACCAGCGTGCGCACCGTCGCGGTGCCTTCGCCGATGGTGAAGGCCAGCTTGCAGGAGGTCGGGTTGCCCGTCGCGGCGTCGAGCGCGACGAAGTTCACGGCCTCCCGCTCGGCACCCGCGACGCCCTCGGGCGGGCGGACGGCGGAGAAGGTGCCGCCGGCGAAGACGGTCCCCTCGGCCTGGGCCATCGCCCAGACGATGCCGTCCGGCTGCCAGGTCGGCAGCTCGTCGGCGGTGAATGCCACCGGCGCCGTGATGGCGGACGCCTGGGGCATCAGCACCAGGCCTATCCCGGTTCCCGCACCGGCCAGTGACAGTACGAGGGCGGCAGTCAGCCCTCTGGATCTACGCATGAGCCCCCCAGGGCAATCGCCCGGTTTGATGGCTGGAACTATCCGAACAGCCATATGTATCTGGCGCAGACTAGGGCTCACGCGAGGGCCTGGTCACCTCCCTTGACCCATTGCATACCAACTTGGAATCAAAGGTTCAGCATGGAGGGTGCACTAGGGACATACGGCACGTATGCCCCGGTCACGCTGGCGCAGAACCGCCTGCATGACCGGAACACGGCAAATCGTAGGGGAAATATAAGCCCTCAGCGA
This window encodes:
- a CDS encoding DNRLRE domain-containing protein — protein: MRRSRGLTAALVLSLAGAGTGIGLVLMPQASAITAPVAFTADELPTWQPDGIVWAMAQAEGTVFAGGTFSAVRPPEGVAGAEREAVNFVALDAATGNPTSCKLAFTIGEGTATVRTLVVSKDKKTLYAGGYFGAVNGTPVSSVAAIDIASCTPKAAFHPGFPATVRGLAVTDDTLYVAGDFNTVEGQDRQRFAAVDASSGALKPFKADADEPGRAIEVTPDGKNVLLGGDFFTINNSNSHALAVVDAMSGAVKKTYSNIPSNSVVKDIATDDTGFYTGNEGSGGGVFDGRIGLRLSDFTEKWRDRCLGATQFVLPYQGVLYSSSHAHDCSTELEYPDGKRHFLLAQPTNHEGAAPAPVDGFVRGPGKLGWHPTANDGLGEGIGPRVMAVAEKNDVKYMWVGGEFTLINGKAQQGLTRFASTGDVGAPTTPVASASSVKPGEVQVRWRTSYDADDSKLTYRIYRNGSSTPAATVTASSLEWERPQASWNDTTVKAGQSYTYRVTATDGAGNTSALSATTKVTVPTSVQSYPNQVRTDGAELYWRYDDKVSPYVADTSVSGNRSGIQVNAPALQQSPGAVPGSTAMGFNGSSQQVHSDRRQSVGNTFTIETWFKTSTTRGGKLIGFGNNTTRNSGSNDRHIYMTNTGRLVFGVYNGSTRTVSTGLFDTYNDNKWHHVVGTQGPSGITLYVDGQNKGSLNATSNGTYAGYWHAGGDNLSGWPTRPTSNFFAGQLDETAVYPTTLTQAQVKNHFDLAKAPTDTVSTVKATEDTYINQGAPSTAYGTATSLAVRGSGSLYQTYMRFDLPAAPAGQVLKAASLQFKTNTQTGAGTADTISVLPVTGNWSGASTTFNTKPTLGATPLGTLAGVADGSAVHNVELDTTALTAVLGSSYSLGLTSNGSDPLWIWSSESTAAEGAPQLVLTFGAQ